The window AAAAGCGGTGCTAAAGCCTGTGGGCCTGCTTCATGCGTGCCAACAACAAAGACGAAGTGTTTGCCAGATACCGAATGAGCGCTGTTCTTCTACACAGTGTTGCCGTGTCTGCCTGTTATCATGGTGAAGGGTTTCCTTTCTGAGACACCCTGCCAGGCTCCTTAAAGATTGTTGTCAATACCTTAGCAGTCGTCGCGACTGCATGATAAAAACGGTTCCGTTACGGGGTGATCATATGGAAAGAGCTGTGGCAAAACTCAGTCCTGCTCGTCCACAGAGCATCCAGGTGCCGATTAAGGAGATGATCCGGTTGCGATATAGAGATCCGAACCATCGTTTCGTCGTGGCTTTTTTATTCGAAGAACATCTGCTGAGACCGACCGCTCAGTGGTCCGTTGTGATTCTGGATTAGATTCATTACCACCGCCGTGTAGTTAGGCCCTCCGGGTGTAATGGTCCTGAGGCTGATGTGTCCGAAATCTGATCGGCCCAGGAAATCTAGAGCTGCCACACGAATGCAACAGAACAACCCGTGGACTAGCGCAGGATGAGGCATCCCTGACTAGACCGCTAGAACGCGACTGTGCCGGACATGAGAAACTCACATCACATGGCATGCACGAACGCAGAAATGATAGCGACAGCTCCTACAGCCAAGTATGCCTTCATCCCGGACATTGTTGCAGATGAGCTGTTTGGCGAAGCCTCAATCGTCACCAGCACTTTACAAACAGTTGAGGGTTCTCCTTCACTAGTCTGGCCTCTCTTCGAAACCTTTGTCTTCTTGCACCCGACCATAATATTTGCTGGCTCTTCTGGGAAATCGGTCGGCGGAATCTGCAGTGTGTAAGATGAGTTTTCGGTTTTTTGCCACCATGTGTCTTGGTATGCCGTGAGGATGGAAGTgtagtctctctcttggcagTCACCAGTGGTCCCATTTTCTGAGCTATCGCAGTAATGTTGCTGGTACGTGCTCGGCATAATTTCACCGTCAGTCCCGCAAACCAGTGTGAATGCGTTCTGAGACGGGCTCAGCGTGATGGTCTGAGGTTCCTTATTGCTACTCGTTCCGTAAGCGCAGGTGACGGTCTGGCCGTTCTTTGCACTTGCTCTTGCCGCGACCGTTACAGTCACCGTGCACTGGTCGGTGTTCCCAGATTTTTGAACACATCCGACAACGAACTTCTTGTCAGTATACGGGAAGTTCTGCTTCGGGACCGTTAGCTGTTTAGTAGTGCATTCGTTCGACGACTCGGTGGTGTCCCGCGCCCAGGTGACGCTTTTTCCGGGATCGACAAGAATATCGCTGAGTTTGATGCATTCGTTGCTGCCAGATGATGAAGTGCACTCATGCACCTTGGTAGCGTCTCCCGGGCAGACCTTGTCGCCGTTCAGTTGGTCGGGAGCGCAATGAAGCTCATTATTTTTGCAGCTCACCTTCAACACATTTTGGTCTTCCGAAAGTGTCGCCGCAAGCGTTTGTGGTGTTTTTTCGGTTTCATCGCACCTGCAGTTGGTAGTTCCATGTTCTCTGTCCACCACACATTCTGATTTTGGTTCCGCAGCTTGGGCTGGAACGCTCGAGAAAAATGATGGGCCGTCATAGAGAATAGACGTGCTTGCAAGGAGTACCAGTAGAGTCACTCCCATTCGGAAATTGTGTGACAATTTCCGTTGTGCCCCGTAATTCCAAGACATCTTCGACGTCGTTGTGTTACCCTGCGAACTCGCGCACCACAAGATCCAGTTAGCCTTGTGCAATTTTGCTACAACACAGCAAGTCATGTCCGATTGGACAAGCGTGCAACTCCCGTCAACTGGTGGTAGACTGAGATCTATCACGAGCTATGATCTTTCAGAGCAACTCGCCCGTGTATCTTCGAGGAAGTACTGAGAGCATGTGATTTTCTGAAGGCCCAATGCAGTAGAGCTTTTGACGGGGTCGGATCTCAAAGTCAGGGAACAATTGGGGAGCGCCTGACGACGCCGGTGGGAAGACgtgctttctgcatgcagcgggcCCGCTAGCGGGTGCTAGCAGGTCCCTTCTCCACAGTTACATTTTCTGAGGATGTGGTGGTGGTGGAGAGAGTAGTTCGTCCTctgaaaggaaggaaacgctttTATGAGTTCAGGTTGACCGCGTCACGCTTCGATTGGTTGATGTGTGTCGCCTGGCGGCAGCCGTGGCGCTGAAGACAACCACTGGCCGCTCGTCAATCGTTTCTTGGTCGTGGCTCTGTAGACGTGATTTGGGTCTGTTCTTTTCCTAGCTTCGACACTGCAGCGGAAGGGAGCTTGTGTGGATCAAGACACCTGGTCAGTGTGACCCATCGACGTTCAAGGagtctttcgttctctctggagaaagagacaatgCTGAGGAAATTGCTTGATTGTCACGGCCGAGTAGGTGAGTTCGAGTTGACCTTCTTTGCCACATGCTTCGGACCTACTTCGAACGTGGTTAGGCCCCCGCAGCTCCGTAAGAGCAGGGTGTGCCCGGACAATCTCACGTTCACTAGAAACCACGATACACACCCTGGAGTTCTCA is drawn from Neospora caninum Liverpool complete genome, chromosome X and contains these coding sequences:
- a CDS encoding SRS domain-containing protein, giving the protein MTCCVVAKLHKANWILWCASSQGNTTTSKMSWNYGAQRKLSHNFRMGVTLLVLLASTSILYDGPSFFSSVPAQAAEPKSECVVDREHGTTNCRCDETEKTPQTLAATLSEDQNVLKVSCKNNELHCAPDQLNGDKVCPGDATKVHECTSSSGSNECIKLSDILVDPGKSVTWARDTTESSNECTTKQLTVPKQNFPYTDKKFVVGCVQKSGNTDQCTVTVTVAARASAKNGQTVTCAYGTSSNKEPQTITLSPSQNAFTLVCGTDGEIMPSTYQQHYCDSSENGTTGDCQERDYTSILTAYQDTWWQKTENSSYTLQIPPTDFPEEPANIMVGCKKTKVSKRGQTSEGEPSTVCKVLVTIEASPNSSSATMSGMKAYLAVGAVAIISAFVHAM